TGTGCGGCGTGTGCGTCACGTTCCGGCGATTGCGGAGCGAGTCGTCCACCGGCACGGGCTCCACGTCGTACACGTCGAGTGCGCCAGCGAGCTCGTCGGCGACGATGCGCTCACGCAGCGCCGCCATATCGACGGCGTGCGCCCGCGTGATGACCGTCACGAGCGAGCCCTTCTTCAGCCGGTAGATGCGCTCGCGGTTCAGCAGGTGCTTCGCCGAGGGCGAAGGCGGGATCGCCACGAAGACGATCTGCGACCGATCCACCAGCGCGTCGATATCGACCTTCGCGACGCCCAGTCGATCGTAGACTGCGTCCGGCACGAACGGGTCGTGACCGCACACATCCGCGCCGAACGCGACGCAGAACGCGGCGATCCGCCTGCCGATCTGCCCCATGCCCATCACGCCGACGCGCTTGGTTCCCAAGTCGCCGTTGACGAAGTCGGGTTCGTCGCAGAACTGGCCATAGGCGTAGTCCCACAGGGGCTCCCCGGCGGACATGCGGGCGTGCCACTGCCCGACGCTCCGAAGCTGGCATAGGGCGAGCGTGACGGCGCATTCGGCGACGGACTGCGCCCAGGCGCGCGTCGTGTCGATGATGGCGATGTCGCGCTCCGCCAGGGCGTCCAGCGGCAAGCCCCAGCCGGAGTTGTCCGTGTTCGCGGAGATCATCCGCAGCTTCGGCATCGCGCGCACGCACTCCGCAGTGAGGTTCCCGCCGTAGAGCGCGAGTCCGACGACATCAGCCACATCCGTCTGCTCGTGGATGGGCGCGTCGGACGTCGGCTCGAGCACGCGGAGCTCCCCGAGCTCGCCGAGACGCATCACCATGCGATCGTGGACGAACGGCCAGTCCCGTTCGAGATGCCGGCTGCGGACGAACAGGAACACGGGTGGCACGTGTCGCTCCTCGCGGCGGGCTATGCCTTCGGTCGCACGGTACAGGCGTTCAAGCCGTCATACAGCGTTGCCTTGTCGAAGTCCTTACCAATGAACACGATCTGCGAGTTCGGCGAGTCGGAGCCCCAGCCCTTTCCCCACTCCACGATGACGCTGCTGCCGACCTGATTGAAGATCGCGCGCTGCTTCTCGCCGAGGAACCAGAGGATTCCTTTCGCGCGGAACACGGCGGCAGGAAGCGTCTCGAGGAAGTCCTGGAACGCCTTCGCAGCGAAGGGCGCGTCGAAGACGAACGACGCGGTCGAGTAGCCTTCCTGTTCGAAGTGGGTGTGGTGCGCGTGGTCGTGATCGGCGTCATGGTCATGGTGGTGGTTGTGATCGTCGCCATGGTCGTGCGCGTCGGTTCCGGCGCGGAAGGCTTCCGCTTCGCGCGCGTCGAAGTGGCGGTCGAGGTCGAACGCGCCGACATCGAGGATCAGGTTCAGATCGACCTGGCACCGGTTCGTGCGGATGATGCGCGAGAACGGGTTGATGCCTCGGATGTGCTTCTCGACCGCGTCCACAGCCTCTGCGAACGCGTCGTCCACCT
The nucleotide sequence above comes from Candidatus Poribacteria bacterium. Encoded proteins:
- a CDS encoding GTP-binding protein produces the protein MNLDKALGRPRGLPVTILAGFLGSGKTTLLNYILSANHGLKIAVIVNEFGEIGIDNQLVIGMDGSDDVIELSNGCICCSVRTDLYDAVRNLLKKQRDVDYLVIETTGLANPQPIAQTFFVPELQEKTYLDSIVTVVDAVNFPRVMRDSEVAEQQVAFADFVLLNKVDDAFAEAVDAVEKHIRGINPFSRIIRTNRCQVDLNLILDVGAFDLDRHFDAREAEAFRAGTDAHDHGDDHNHHHDHDADHDHAHHTHFEQEGYSTASFVFDAPFAAKAFQDFLETLPAAVFRAKGILWFLGEKQRAIFNQVGSSVIVEWGKGWGSDSPNSQIVFIGKDFDKATLYDGLNACTVRPKA